A single window of Acetohalobium arabaticum DSM 5501 DNA harbors:
- a CDS encoding metallophosphoesterase family protein, with translation MKQEIIILILIAILTTVVAVNLMSSTIYRLSAFEVEIETKISADTVTEINFPPVGKLIADTHFIPLSLKIDVLNINPDRLEKLLNNISDKEEFIAGIKVKASEIIQLFILRTLLIAFGGGVVGVIILGSRDWIRLFAGGLVGLILLSVLFTGLYFTYDVDRLSDPNYQGMLSAAPWMISLIEEGLNNIDKLGTEMEVITSNISNLFNEVEALRGLGEVEGGTKVLHVSDIHNNPVALDFIEKAVKSFEVDLIIDSGDISDYGTPVEAKLFERIEKLDLPYVFVPGNHDSPTIVEKMAEFDNVIILDEDTVTVSGLTIAGIGDPAAVTKEIKPPESEMVSIYQQKLEELVTEQPAEPDLLATHNFLIASGFVGRVPVLLHGHDHQFEVKQQQGTTIIDAGTTGAAGIRGLQSKKEIPYTVALLHFSNPQPEVALEAVDIIKIYSRTSGFILERKGIGPQQEQTSSE, from the coding sequence ATGAAACAGGAGATAATCATTCTGATCTTAATTGCTATCTTAACAACAGTAGTTGCAGTTAATTTAATGAGTAGTACTATTTATAGATTAAGTGCCTTTGAAGTTGAAATAGAGACTAAAATTTCTGCTGATACAGTAACAGAGATTAACTTTCCTCCTGTAGGAAAATTAATTGCTGATACCCATTTTATTCCTTTATCGCTAAAGATAGATGTATTGAATATAAATCCTGACCGGTTAGAAAAGCTGCTGAATAATATTAGTGATAAAGAGGAGTTTATAGCCGGGATTAAGGTAAAGGCAAGTGAGATTATCCAGCTGTTTATCCTTCGAACACTTTTAATTGCTTTTGGGGGAGGAGTAGTGGGAGTTATCATTCTGGGGTCAAGGGACTGGATTAGATTATTTGCCGGTGGTTTGGTAGGGCTTATTCTTCTTTCAGTTTTATTTACCGGTCTTTATTTTACTTATGATGTTGATCGGTTAAGTGACCCTAATTATCAGGGAATGTTGTCGGCAGCTCCCTGGATGATTAGTTTAATTGAAGAAGGACTGAATAATATTGATAAATTGGGGACAGAGATGGAAGTAATAACAAGTAATATATCCAATCTGTTTAATGAAGTAGAGGCTCTGCGTGGTTTAGGAGAGGTAGAAGGTGGAACTAAGGTGCTACATGTTAGTGATATTCATAATAATCCGGTAGCCTTGGACTTTATAGAGAAAGCTGTTAAAAGCTTTGAAGTAGATTTAATTATAGATTCTGGTGATATCAGTGATTATGGAACCCCAGTAGAGGCAAAGTTATTCGAGAGGATTGAAAAGTTGGATTTACCTTATGTCTTTGTTCCTGGCAATCATGATTCCCCTACAATTGTTGAAAAGATGGCTGAATTTGATAATGTGATTATTCTAGATGAAGATACAGTTACGGTATCCGGACTCACTATTGCTGGGATTGGTGATCCGGCAGCAGTTACTAAAGAGATTAAGCCGCCTGAATCAGAAATGGTAAGTATTTATCAACAGAAGTTAGAAGAATTAGTTACAGAACAGCCGGCAGAACCTGATTTATTGGCAACCCATAATTTTTTAATAGCCTCAGGCTTTGTAGGAAGAGTTCCGGTTTTATTACACGGCCATGACCATCAATTTGAAGTAAAACAACAACAGGGAACGACTATTATTGATGCTGGAACTACTGGAGCAGCCGGAATTCGAGGACTGCAGAGCAAAAAAGAGATTCCTTATACAGTTGCTTTACTCCATTTTAGCAATCCTCAGCCTGAGGTAGCTTTAGAAGCTGTTGATATAATTAAAATCTACAGCCGAACAAGCGGGTTTATTTTAGAAAGAAAAGGAATTGGCCCCCAACAAGAGCAGACCAGTTCAGAATAA
- a CDS encoding beta-ketoacyl-ACP synthase III, with translation MTKKVRKAGITGVGYYVPKNILTNYDLEEMLETSDKWIKSRTGIEERRIADDNEATSDLAFKAAKKALSDAELDAEDLDLILVATMTPDMLFPATACLLQDRLNATEAAAFDLEAACSGFAYGLSVASQFIASRAYDNILVIGAETISKILDWNNRNTCILFGDGAGAAVVQPVESGGILGSILGADGSDSDLLKMPAGGSKRPVSQKTIENDLHYLEMDGNAVFKFAVRIVAKAALQVLKELGLTAEDIDFFIPHQANIRIIDAAAKRLNLNEQEVFINLDKYGNTSAASIPIALAEAVQADKIDKGDKILFVGFGAGLTWGANVIEWSY, from the coding sequence ATGACTAAGAAGGTAAGAAAAGCAGGAATTACTGGAGTAGGCTATTATGTACCCAAAAATATCTTAACCAACTATGATTTGGAGGAAATGCTTGAAACCAGCGATAAGTGGATTAAAAGTAGAACAGGAATTGAAGAGAGAAGAATTGCAGATGATAATGAGGCTACATCAGATTTAGCTTTTAAAGCAGCTAAGAAGGCTTTATCTGATGCTGAATTGGATGCTGAAGATTTAGATTTAATCTTAGTAGCGACTATGACTCCGGATATGCTCTTTCCAGCTACAGCCTGTCTTCTACAGGATAGACTAAATGCTACAGAAGCTGCTGCCTTTGATCTGGAAGCTGCTTGTTCAGGCTTTGCTTATGGATTATCAGTAGCCAGTCAGTTTATAGCTAGCAGAGCCTATGATAATATATTAGTTATAGGAGCAGAAACAATCTCGAAGATTCTTGATTGGAATAATAGAAATACTTGTATTCTATTTGGCGATGGGGCAGGAGCAGCCGTAGTTCAGCCAGTAGAGTCAGGCGGGATTTTAGGTAGTATCTTAGGAGCTGATGGTTCAGATAGTGATCTATTAAAGATGCCGGCAGGAGGTTCAAAGAGGCCGGTTTCACAAAAGACTATTGAAAATGATCTCCATTATTTAGAGATGGACGGAAATGCTGTCTTTAAATTTGCAGTTAGAATTGTAGCTAAAGCAGCACTACAGGTGTTAAAAGAACTAGGTTTGACTGCTGAAGATATTGATTTTTTCATTCCCCATCAGGCCAATATTCGAATTATAGATGCTGCTGCTAAACGGTTGAACTTAAATGAACAGGAGGTCTTTATTAATCTTGATAAGTACGGAAATACTTCTGCAGCCTCAATTCCGATTGCTTTGGCTGAAGCCGTACAGGCTGATAAAATAGATAAAGGAGATAAGATCCTCTTTGTTGGTTTTGGGGCCGGATTAACCTGGGGAGCAAATGTTATTGAATGGTCTTATTAA
- the recA gene encoding recombinase RecA, whose amino-acid sequence MKEEKEEALKRTLKQIEKEHGKGSIMRLGEANTLDVEAIPTGALSLDVALGVGGIPRGRIVEVFGPEASGKTTVALHMIAETQKMDGVAAFIDAEHALDPKYAKNLGVDIDELLISQPNTGEEALEICESLVRSGAIDIVVVDSVAALVPEAEIEGEMGDSHVGLQARLMSQAMRKLSGTISKSKTTCIFINQIREKVGVRFGNPETTPGGRALKFYSSVRLDIRRRKAIKDGDEFLGNKTRVKVVKNKVAPPFKTAEFDIMYGTGISKTGCILDMAVDHDIVERSGAWYSYGDDVTLGQGRANSKEALEENPELLAEIEKKVKQELGMIDQEEVEAEDTENETEEKEE is encoded by the coding sequence ATGAAAGAAGAGAAAGAGGAGGCTTTAAAACGGACTTTAAAACAGATCGAAAAAGAACATGGTAAAGGTTCGATTATGCGGTTGGGAGAAGCAAATACGTTGGATGTAGAAGCAATTCCTACAGGTGCTTTATCATTAGATGTAGCTCTGGGCGTAGGGGGGATTCCTCGCGGCAGAATAGTTGAGGTCTTTGGGCCTGAAGCTTCCGGTAAAACGACAGTAGCTCTGCATATGATTGCTGAAACACAGAAGATGGATGGTGTTGCTGCTTTTATTGATGCTGAACATGCTTTAGATCCTAAGTATGCTAAGAATCTGGGGGTAGATATAGATGAATTATTAATTTCACAGCCTAATACTGGTGAGGAAGCATTAGAAATCTGTGAATCCTTAGTTCGCAGTGGAGCAATTGATATTGTAGTAGTGGACTCAGTTGCAGCTTTAGTACCTGAAGCTGAGATTGAAGGAGAAATGGGAGATTCACATGTTGGACTTCAAGCCCGCTTAATGTCTCAGGCTATGCGGAAGTTATCAGGTACTATCAGTAAATCAAAGACTACCTGTATCTTTATTAATCAGATTCGTGAGAAAGTCGGCGTCAGGTTTGGTAATCCAGAAACGACGCCGGGTGGACGAGCCTTGAAGTTTTATTCTTCCGTACGGTTAGATATCAGGCGGAGAAAGGCTATCAAAGATGGTGATGAATTCCTAGGGAATAAGACTAGGGTAAAAGTAGTTAAAAATAAGGTAGCTCCACCATTTAAGACAGCAGAATTTGATATTATGTATGGTACAGGTATATCCAAGACAGGCTGTATTTTGGATATGGCTGTTGATCATGATATTGTAGAACGTTCTGGTGCTTGGTACTCTTATGGTGATGATGTGACTTTAGGCCAAGGGCGAGCTAATTCTAAAGAGGCTTTAGAAGAGAATCCAGAGTTATTAGCTGAAATTGAAAAGAAAGTAAAGCAGGAATTAGGCATGATTGATCAAGAAGAGGTAGAAGCTGAAGATACAGAAAATGAAACTGAAGAGAAAGAAGAATAA
- a CDS encoding ATPase, which yields MQVEGIINNLEKDIDKKKEEYNLRKGQYDQLVDEKQERQTRIEKLEDKVDIFEETRILLQETAEYARRQAKQQIENLVTKALQYIFGAEFSFEIEIEEKRGRPSAEFYVVSEYQDRKLKNNPQMARGGGIVDVVSLALRIAILESYRPKVAGPLVLDEPAKHVSEEYISNVAQFLKYVNQHFSRQVIIVTHKSHLSQIGDKSFRVELIEGVSEVTTEF from the coding sequence ATGCAGGTGGAAGGAATAATTAATAATTTAGAGAAGGATATAGATAAGAAGAAAGAAGAATATAATCTGCGTAAAGGCCAGTATGACCAGCTTGTAGATGAAAAGCAGGAGCGCCAAACAAGAATAGAGAAGTTAGAAGACAAGGTAGACATCTTTGAAGAAACGCGGATTCTGTTACAGGAAACAGCAGAATATGCCCGCAGACAGGCTAAACAACAGATAGAGAATTTAGTTACTAAGGCTCTGCAGTATATCTTTGGAGCAGAGTTTAGCTTTGAAATAGAGATTGAAGAAAAACGGGGACGACCGTCAGCCGAGTTTTATGTTGTTTCTGAATATCAGGATCGAAAATTAAAGAATAATCCACAGATGGCTAGAGGCGGAGGAATAGTTGATGTTGTATCCTTGGCTTTAAGAATAGCAATTTTAGAATCATATCGTCCTAAGGTAGCTGGGCCGTTGGTGTTGGATGAACCGGCTAAACATGTTAGTGAAGAATATATCAGTAATGTAGCCCAGTTTTTGAAGTATGTGAATCAGCATTTTTCACGGCAGGTAATTATTGTTACTCATAAAAGCCATCTTAGTCAAATCGGTGATAAATCTTTCCGAGTAGAGCTGATAGAAGGGGTAAGTGAGGTAACTACAGAATTTTAA
- a CDS encoding DUF3786 domain-containing protein: MSLSDNQTDSAGYKQAIEKATERLARTEPEDIVHKTGVEFRNKENEFVLTAFNQRYYIKYPTGEIDDSEAELPVTTGLKIIILHFLLTGNDWPLGNELISFRELPDGTPYKDAFQREAVKPIIDSFCHKPQKLKKAAQKLGAEFTDRSDLGFTINTLPTIPLTYLIWLGDKELNGGANILFDSSIMTKLHTEDIAFLGEYTTKLLLRFS, translated from the coding sequence TTGTCTTTATCCGATAATCAGACTGATTCTGCAGGATATAAACAGGCCATTGAGAAAGCTACTGAAAGATTAGCCCGAACTGAACCAGAGGATATCGTCCATAAAACCGGAGTTGAATTCAGAAATAAAGAGAATGAGTTTGTTCTTACTGCCTTTAATCAAAGATACTATATTAAATACCCCACAGGAGAAATAGATGATTCTGAAGCCGAATTGCCAGTAACTACTGGTCTAAAAATAATTATACTACACTTTTTACTCACTGGAAATGACTGGCCGTTAGGAAATGAATTAATTTCCTTTAGAGAATTACCAGATGGAACTCCTTATAAAGATGCTTTTCAGCGGGAAGCAGTTAAACCAATAATAGATAGCTTCTGTCATAAACCACAGAAACTGAAGAAAGCCGCCCAGAAATTAGGTGCTGAATTTACCGACAGAAGTGATTTAGGATTTACTATCAATACCCTACCCACTATTCCTCTTACTTATCTTATCTGGTTAGGTGATAAGGAGCTTAATGGAGGAGCAAATATCCTCTTTGATTCTTCAATCATGACCAAACTCCATACAGAAGATATAGCATTTCTAGGCGAATATACTACAAAACTATTGCTAAGGTTTAGTTAA
- a CDS encoding metallophosphoesterase family protein produces the protein MKILVLTDTHIRGTTPQNRIDDFSAALKEKLLEIKEIVKQKEVDFILHGGDLFDRPDTAPSVVSDFIQLLRDFEVPIYIVAGNHDLYGHNPTTLPRTMLGLLDASGIVEVLNFGEERIIESDGIRLQLQGSPYYYDLDSSDEPDKYLLEKRPDVDYAVNLVHGFLLPQPLGIDIDYTLIDDIRATEADITITGHYHTGFGIEEMADQQYCLNPGSIVRVGAYPSELNRIPQVAVVELTSEGMDIRLHQLDTAKSGEEVLDRSQIELNEYRNQKLADFTQSIKGAGKFNFLEVKEILDELADNKDLKMEVKKEARDRIAKAEEDLA, from the coding sequence TTGAAGATACTGGTTTTAACTGATACTCATATTCGCGGAACTACTCCTCAGAATAGAATAGATGATTTTTCTGCTGCTCTAAAAGAAAAATTATTAGAGATTAAAGAGATAGTTAAACAGAAAGAAGTTGATTTTATTCTGCATGGAGGAGATTTGTTTGACCGGCCGGATACTGCTCCCTCAGTAGTCAGTGATTTTATTCAGCTTCTGCGTGATTTTGAAGTGCCGATCTATATTGTGGCCGGTAATCATGATCTTTACGGCCATAATCCAACTACTTTGCCTCGAACTATGCTTGGTTTGTTGGATGCTTCCGGTATTGTAGAAGTCTTAAATTTTGGAGAAGAAAGAATAATTGAATCTGATGGAATAAGACTTCAGCTGCAGGGCTCTCCTTATTACTATGATTTGGATAGTAGTGATGAGCCTGATAAGTATCTATTGGAGAAGAGGCCTGATGTTGATTATGCAGTTAATTTAGTCCACGGCTTTTTACTGCCACAGCCGCTGGGAATAGATATAGATTATACTTTAATTGATGATATTCGGGCTACAGAAGCAGATATTACCATTACTGGTCATTACCATACCGGATTTGGGATTGAAGAAATGGCTGACCAGCAATATTGTTTAAATCCCGGTAGTATAGTCCGGGTGGGGGCCTATCCCAGTGAATTAAATCGAATTCCTCAGGTAGCAGTGGTTGAATTGACCTCTGAGGGGATGGACATTAGGTTACACCAATTGGATACAGCTAAGTCAGGAGAAGAAGTGTTAGACCGCAGTCAGATAGAATTAAATGAGTATCGAAACCAGAAGTTGGCTGATTTTACTCAAAGTATTAAAGGAGCAGGAAAATTTAATTTCTTAGAAGTAAAAGAAATTTTAGATGAGTTAGCTGATAATAAGGATTTGAAAATGGAAGTTAAAAAAGAAGCACGGGATAGAATTGCTAAAGCTGAGGAAGACTTGGCATAA
- a CDS encoding AAA family ATPase has translation MIEEIRIENFQSHKDTVLKLADGLNLITGPSDSGKTAVIRALRWVLYNEPLGDDFIRVGARRCRVGILLTNGYRVIRERSKKENRYLVVEPDGSQEIYTGFGTKVPAEVKDLHQMAKVALDNDLETTLNLDYQLIGPFLLNDSGSTKAKAIGQLTGVHVIDAAIKDIARDLRRTKDSMKQETSEVERINEKLLDYQDLPQLKEEINKESKLLSEIKEVYAKLQEYQSLKEQRDDLTEEERELNKVLNKLAHLKKVESLYQQIDKYNKERINLEELQQDWQQLTAALKKADKLLKKLSKLDKIEKNYQQSVQFLQKREKLIELQQKLQKSTAELEASKKILEQTDKLEQAEEALTQVLKLKEDLSTLNDIKQDLIEVDKELSKKQKALSKLPKIEKSQQLISQIGEVKERLDKLKELKEEQEENQKNLHTGQKCITEVNQRLESRLEDYKAKLRELNRCPVCFNRIETDTLEQIIDNYSVGGVESE, from the coding sequence GTGATTGAAGAGATCAGAATTGAGAACTTTCAGTCACATAAGGATACAGTCTTAAAATTAGCTGATGGGTTAAATTTAATTACTGGTCCTTCCGACAGCGGTAAAACTGCTGTCATCAGGGCACTGCGCTGGGTTCTGTATAATGAACCATTAGGCGATGATTTTATCAGAGTAGGAGCCAGGCGGTGCCGAGTAGGTATTCTGTTGACTAACGGCTATCGGGTGATACGGGAACGTTCTAAAAAAGAAAATAGATACTTAGTTGTTGAACCTGATGGTAGTCAGGAGATTTATACCGGATTTGGAACTAAAGTACCAGCAGAAGTGAAGGATTTACATCAGATGGCTAAAGTAGCTTTGGATAATGATTTAGAAACTACTTTGAATCTGGACTACCAATTAATCGGCCCTTTCTTATTGAATGATAGCGGTTCTACAAAGGCCAAAGCTATCGGTCAATTAACCGGAGTTCATGTAATAGATGCTGCTATTAAAGATATAGCCCGGGATCTGCGCCGGACTAAGGACAGCATGAAGCAGGAGACATCCGAAGTAGAGAGAATAAATGAAAAGCTGCTTGATTATCAGGATCTACCCCAATTGAAAGAAGAAATTAATAAAGAAAGTAAATTATTAAGTGAAATTAAAGAAGTATATGCTAAATTACAGGAATATCAGAGTTTAAAGGAACAACGGGATGATTTAACTGAAGAAGAACGGGAATTAAATAAAGTATTAAATAAATTAGCCCATTTAAAAAAAGTAGAATCTCTCTATCAACAGATTGATAAATATAATAAAGAAAGAATTAATTTAGAGGAATTACAGCAAGACTGGCAGCAGCTAACTGCAGCGTTAAAGAAAGCAGATAAGCTTCTTAAGAAGTTAAGTAAACTAGATAAGATAGAAAAGAATTATCAGCAGTCAGTCCAGTTTCTTCAGAAGAGAGAGAAGTTAATTGAATTACAACAGAAGTTACAGAAGTCAACTGCAGAATTAGAGGCTAGTAAGAAGATTTTAGAACAGACTGATAAATTAGAACAGGCTGAGGAGGCTTTAACTCAGGTTTTGAAGCTTAAGGAAGATTTATCTACTCTTAATGATATTAAGCAGGATTTAATAGAAGTAGATAAGGAATTAAGTAAGAAGCAGAAAGCCTTATCGAAGCTGCCTAAAATAGAGAAGAGCCAACAGCTGATTTCACAGATTGGAGAGGTTAAAGAGCGGTTAGATAAGTTAAAGGAGCTTAAAGAAGAACAGGAAGAGAATCAAAAAAACTTGCATACAGGCCAAAAATGCATAACAGAAGTAAATCAGAGGTTAGAATCACGATTAGAAGACTATAAAGCAAAATTACGGGAGTTAAATAGATGTCCTGTCTGTTTTAACCGGATTGAAACTGATACTTTAGAACAGATAATTGATAATTATTCCGTAGGAGGAGTCGAAAGTGAGTGA
- a CDS encoding competence/damage-inducible protein A → MRAEIVSIGTELLLGQIVDANSAYIAEKLADLGIDLYYQMTVGDNQERLQKVLKRSLEHSDIVITTGGLGPTDDDLTREAVAEVMGVDLIKDEKLEEQIRGFFAELEREMTVNNLSQAYLPAGAEPIINSRGTAPGIIIERNGKTVISMPGVPPEMKQMMNKKVIPYLHDKAGSKELIKSKVLRVCGYGESSLETEIKDILDSQTNPTVALLSDKAEVHLRLTAKAGNQKMADNLINQVEAELRERLGDDIFGIDDETMEKVVGDRLREEVLTLAVAESCTGGLIGHRITNVSGSSDYFKQGVVVYSNQAKKDLVQVKEETLSEYGAVSRETACEMAEGVKELADTDLGIAVTGIAGPTGGSEEKPVGLVYMGLADDKKVGSFKFKFHGSRKQIKYLTSQYTLDKLRRYLEGSIVL, encoded by the coding sequence ATGAGAGCAGAAATAGTCTCAATTGGAACTGAATTATTATTAGGCCAGATTGTTGATGCCAATTCTGCCTATATTGCTGAAAAGCTGGCTGATTTAGGTATTGATCTATATTATCAGATGACAGTAGGAGATAATCAAGAGCGGTTACAGAAGGTATTAAAAAGGAGTTTAGAACATTCAGATATAGTGATTACCACTGGTGGATTAGGGCCTACCGATGATGATCTGACTAGAGAAGCAGTTGCTGAAGTTATGGGAGTTGATTTGATTAAAGATGAGAAATTGGAAGAACAGATTAGAGGATTCTTTGCCGAATTAGAACGGGAAATGACTGTTAATAATCTCAGTCAAGCTTACTTGCCTGCTGGAGCAGAGCCTATTATCAATTCTCGGGGAACTGCGCCGGGAATCATTATTGAACGTAATGGAAAGACCGTGATTTCTATGCCGGGAGTTCCGCCGGAGATGAAGCAGATGATGAATAAAAAAGTAATTCCTTATTTACATGATAAAGCAGGTAGTAAAGAGCTGATTAAATCTAAAGTTTTGAGAGTCTGCGGCTATGGTGAATCCTCACTAGAAACAGAGATTAAGGATATTCTGGATTCGCAGACTAATCCGACAGTTGCTCTTTTGTCTGATAAAGCTGAAGTTCATCTTCGTTTGACAGCTAAAGCTGGCAATCAAAAGATGGCAGATAACTTAATTAATCAAGTTGAAGCTGAATTAAGAGAAAGGTTAGGCGATGATATATTCGGTATTGATGATGAAACTATGGAGAAAGTAGTTGGAGATAGGTTGAGAGAAGAAGTACTAACTTTAGCAGTAGCTGAATCTTGTACTGGAGGATTAATAGGCCATAGGATTACTAATGTATCCGGAAGTTCTGATTACTTTAAGCAGGGAGTTGTAGTCTATAGTAATCAAGCCAAAAAAGATTTAGTTCAAGTTAAGGAGGAAACGCTATCAGAATATGGTGCTGTCAGTAGAGAAACTGCCTGTGAGATGGCTGAAGGTGTTAAAGAATTGGCCGATACAGATTTAGGCATAGCAGTTACTGGAATTGCCGGTCCTACTGGAGGCAGTGAAGAGAAGCCGGTGGGATTGGTCTACATGGGACTGGCTGATGATAAAAAGGTCGGAAGCTTTAAGTTTAAATTCCACGGAAGTAGAAAACAGATTAAGTATCTTACTTCCCAATATACTTTAGATAAGTTAAGAAGATATTTGGAAGGCAGTATTGTTCTATAA
- the larA gene encoding nickel-dependent lactate racemase produces the protein MIKSYNLPYGEEKLTFQFPDEIEMQSIKPNKISVIEDYEAEFRSILNDPIGSPPLKDIVSQGETVVIIVSDITRSAYKTDRYLPVLVDELNQIGVPDEDITIVISTGTHRSHTAEEDEVVVGSEVYNRVKVENHDATAEDLVYLGESSRGTEIAVNRTVYEADRIILTGGIVYHLLAGFGGGRKSIMPGICGYDSIQQNHSLALKDIDSSGVNPQVKTGVLDGNPVAEDMFEIAEKVNPDFMINVVVNDNKEYLAMVAGDLNKAFKRGCKMVEQAFGIPVETKSDLVISSCGGYPKDIQLYQSVKGLNNAGYAVRDDGVIILCSKCSDGGGPDNFMKWFDYSGVDNLREALKEDFTIAGFVALRAVSIASKANVILISDLADEVIENAGMIPAQTPKEAYQKAEEILNGVETVTLMPQGSLTFPLIEE, from the coding sequence ATGATAAAGAGTTATAATTTACCATACGGAGAAGAGAAGTTAACATTTCAATTTCCAGATGAAATTGAAATGCAATCAATTAAGCCCAACAAAATATCTGTAATTGAAGATTATGAAGCAGAATTTAGAAGTATTTTGAATGATCCTATTGGTTCACCGCCATTAAAAGATATTGTTTCTCAAGGGGAGACGGTAGTAATAATTGTTAGTGATATTACCCGTTCAGCTTATAAAACAGACCGTTATCTTCCTGTTTTAGTGGATGAATTGAATCAAATTGGAGTTCCTGATGAGGATATTACTATAGTTATTTCTACCGGGACACACCGATCCCATACTGCTGAGGAAGATGAAGTGGTGGTAGGGTCAGAAGTTTATAATAGAGTTAAAGTTGAAAATCATGATGCCACAGCTGAAGATCTGGTTTACTTAGGCGAAAGTAGCCGAGGAACTGAAATTGCTGTCAACAGAACTGTCTATGAAGCAGATCGGATCATTTTGACCGGAGGGATTGTTTATCATCTCTTAGCAGGCTTTGGTGGTGGGCGCAAGAGTATTATGCCTGGTATCTGTGGTTACGATAGTATTCAGCAGAATCATTCTTTGGCTTTAAAGGATATCGATTCTTCTGGGGTCAATCCGCAGGTTAAGACTGGAGTATTAGACGGGAATCCAGTAGCAGAAGATATGTTTGAAATAGCAGAAAAAGTTAATCCAGACTTTATGATCAATGTAGTGGTTAATGACAATAAAGAGTACTTAGCTATGGTAGCTGGAGATTTAAATAAAGCTTTTAAAAGAGGCTGTAAGATGGTTGAGCAGGCCTTTGGAATTCCGGTTGAAACAAAAAGTGATTTAGTAATCTCTAGTTGTGGTGGATATCCTAAAGATATTCAGTTATATCAGTCTGTTAAAGGACTTAATAATGCTGGATATGCTGTCAGAGATGATGGAGTAATTATTTTATGTAGTAAATGTTCTGACGGCGGAGGACCTGATAATTTTATGAAGTGGTTTGATTATTCTGGAGTTGATAATTTACGAGAGGCCTTAAAAGAGGACTTCACTATAGCTGGTTTTGTAGCTTTGCGAGCAGTAAGTATAGCTTCTAAAGCAAATGTTATTTTAATTAGTGATTTAGCTGATGAAGTAATAGAAAATGCAGGAATGATTCCAGCCCAGACTCCTAAGGAAGCCTATCAGAAGGCAGAAGAAATTTTAAATGGCGTGGAGACAGTAACTTTGATGCCTCAGGGATCATTAACCTTTCCTCTAATTGAAGAATAA